Proteins encoded together in one Mobula birostris isolate sMobBir1 chromosome 7, sMobBir1.hap1, whole genome shotgun sequence window:
- the thsd1 gene encoding thrombospondin type-1 domain-containing protein 1 — MKRQSRRSPAAFSHVLVLVFCGCAVFAEVSYRLSGQPWHVALGNQTVGVEFDDLNRTSARNFTLSLVDVERNRTVATKLIPGNQSQGFVEFECFHFTYAGSFQFRLIDSTGNDTAQWTSDILQVRWPVFGIELESETNSSSHFQVHVFTAEYLCPWRVTTLFLDTVMIDFNGSGTYNTNNILTPTTSKTIELANSQRLDFDCTAFNQSASLKISLRSPYTNSVIASTEPLLFAQSGYKVFVDHPRTAVCDSAAEVRIVAPPCVRLRGKVTVYKKQEGASSGREAFVAEKWLRPGENTTEFNCTLFDFGKQNYCFEHVSILNHIHTFTSPAKCLTLERQAERGSVWMSWSPCSVTCGDGVRERYRQCLSSSSGTMGCSGEEREVSPCSLVDCAEWGSEVPGKAHKTGNIVTITGISFCLIIIIATIAITIRTKLPCKEGNLNSTVRHDPVPSHNFRNALEEERNSCELSHQHDILTDNMPSTHMEDGVNIPLSYRRSQYFVPHQETLPEENLGLQGAHKVIPPIFGYRLAHQQLKEMKKKGITEATQVYHVTQHPLDDTIMSEGGALATEIDQAKTSSVIVPSLDKENSAESNLNRFRIKSPFLDQNPMYCKQQIDTMCHRRDPMVAPFPESPNDFSLPVSVCEGNNKTLPNRPGKFRHYDRITEREMLERGYIRNPDFRRTSSFSECRTSKYYRERSMSSCTQKLPSLQHSRGIDKAAAGSDRCSNNRPGVHYRTNGSTARNPGWNCSAFISESSKQHVRSSEAGAWTNKVNPANDHPIATCVFSEIETYTGRRKARIPTNESKLSTNPSSEKHSQWKYPRSNPLPRHHYRQDRCQSFPSDPNFLHYDNSAFELTASEQQIIDLPAHFGSHVIGDEEDTSTLSSERLVI; from the exons ATGAAACGTCAGTCGCGGCGAAGTCCGGCGGCTTTCTCGCATGTTCTGGTGCTGGTATTCTGCGGATGCG CTGTTTTTGCCGAAGTCAGTTATCGACTTTCCGGACAACCCTGGCACGTGGCTCTGGGCAACCAGACTGTTGGAGTTGAGTTCGACGATCTGAACAGGACGAGCGCACGCAACTTCACCCTGTCACTCGTAGACGTCGAGAGAAACCGAACTGTCGCCACCAAGCTGATCCCCGGAAACCAATCCCAGGGCTTTGTGGAGTTCGAGTGTTTTCATTTCACTTACGCAGGCAGCTTCCAGTTTAGGCTGATCGATTCCACAGGCAACGACACAGCCCAGTGGACAAGTGACATACTGCAGGTCCGCTGGCCCGTCTTTGGAATTGAACTGGAGAGCGAAACTAACTCATCTAGCCACTTCCAGGTCCATGTCTTTACTGCTGAGTATTTATGTCCTTGGAGAGTAACCACCTTATTTCTGGACACTGTTATGATTGATTTTAACGGATCTGGAACTTACAATACCAACAACATTTTAACACCAACGACCAGTAAAACAATTGAGCTTGCCAATTCTCAAAGGTTGGATTTCGATTGTACTgctttcaaccaaagtgcatccCTAAAGATTTCCCTGAGATCTCCGTACACAAATTCCGTGATCGCTTCCACAGAACCGCTGCTATTTGCTCAGAGTGGTTATAAAGTGTTCGTCGATCATCCGAGGACGGCTGTGTGCGACTCGGCCGCGGAGGTTCGGATAGTGGCACCCCCTTGCGTCCGCTTACGGGGCAAAGTTACCGTGTATAAAAAACAGGAGGGAGCTTCGTCTGGGAGAGAGGCTTTTGTAGCTGAGAAGTGGCTGCGTCCCGGGGAAAACACAACCGAATTTAACTGCACGCTGTTCGATTTTGGGAAGCAGAACTACTGCTTCGAGCATGTTAGCATTCTGAATCACATCCACACTTTCACCAGCCCGGCGAAATGTCTCACACTTGAGAGACAGGCAG AAAGAGGGAGTGTTTGGATGTCTTGGAGTCCGTGTAGTGTCACATGCGGTGACGGAGTGCGCGAAAGGTACCGACaatgcctctcctcctcctcaGGGACAATGGGGTGCAGTGGAGAGGAGCGAGAAGTTTCCCCCTGTTCACTTGTGGATTGCGCGG AATGGGGATCTGAAGTTCCCGGGAAAGCACATAAAACTGGCAATATAGTGACAATCACTGGCATTTCATTCTGCTTAATAATAATCATAGCCACCATAGCAATCACTATTCGGACAAAGCTACCATGTAAAGAAGGGAATTTGAATAGCACAGTGAGGCATGATCCAGTACCTTCGCATAACTTCAGAAATGCGCTTGAAGAAGAAAGGAATTCCTGTGAACTAAGTCACCAGCATGACATTTTAACTGATAACATGCCCTCGACCCACATGGAAGATGGTGTGAACATTCCACTGTCTTACAGAAGGAGCCAGTATTTTGTTCCCCATCAGGAGACGTTACCAGAGGAAAATCTTGGACTGCAGGGTGCCCATAAAGTGATTCCCCCTATATTTGGATACCGTCTAGCACACCAACAGTTGAAAGAAATGAAGAAGAAGGGGATAACAGAAGCAACCCAAGTTTACCATGTTACACAGCACCCTTTAGATGATACGATCATGAGTGAAGGAGGAGCTCTGGCTACAGAGATAGACCAAGCTAAAACCAGCTCTGTTATAGTGCCCTCTTTGGACAAGGAAAACAGTGCAGAAAGTAACCTGAACAGGTTCCGTATCAAATCTCCATTTTTGGATCAAAATCCAATGTACTGTAAACAACAAATAGACACAATGTGTCATAGAAGAGACCCAATGGTTGCACCTTTTCCAGAATCACCTAATGACTTTAGTCTGCCCGTATCTGTTTGCGAAGGAAATAATAAAACGCTCCCGAACAGACCAGGAAAGTTCAGGCATTATGACAGAATAACTGAGAGAGAAATGCTTGAGAGAGGATACATCAGAAATCCTGATTTCAGAAGAACATCCAGCTTCAGTGAATGTAGAACCAGCAAGTATTACAGAGAAAGAAGTATGTCGTCCTGCACACAGAAGCTTCCGTCCTTACAGCACTCAAGAGGCATTGACAAGGCAGCAGCTGGGAGTGATAGATGCAGTAACAACAGACCTGGAGTTCACTATAGGACTAATGGCAGCACTGCACGTAACCCTGGCTGGAATTGCAGTGCATTCATCTCAGAGTCTTCAAAACAACACGTGAGAAGCAGTGAAGCTGGAGCCTGGACGAATAAAGTCAATCCAGCCAATGATCACCCAATTGCAACTTGTGTTTTTAGTGAGATAGAAACTTACACAGGCAGAAGGAAGGCAAGAATCCCAACCAACGAAAGTAAATTATCCACTAATCCCAGTTCTGAGAAGCATTCTCAATGGAAGTATCCAAGGAGCAATCCGCTGCCTCGCCATCACTACAGGCAAGATCGCTGCCAAAGTTTCCCTTCTGATCCAAACTTCCTCCATTATGACAATTCTGCTTTTGAGTTAACTGCTTCAGAGCAGCAGATAATAGACCTGCCTGCCCACTTTGGTTCACATGTTATAGGGGATGAGGAGGACACTAGTACTTTAAGCAGTGAAAGGCTGGTAATCTGA